The stretch of DNA ttaccattaaattataatttgttatttaatgactttaaaaatgatagtgatatatatatatatatatatatatatatatatatatatatatatatatatatatatatatatatatatatatatatatatataNtatatatatatatatatatatagcaatataatggtgaaaaataaaattacaaataacaatgagatttcatttgatttatttttgttttattttgcacCAAAGCTTACTTTTATGCGcgtgaaaagtttgaaaaaaattatttcaatattcgtacgtaatttaactatagaataaaaaaaagatatataaataaatttgaaccaaatgaaattattttaatttattattttttgaattgaaattcaaaaatatatatataaaaaaaattaaaaatatatataatattaaaatattaaattaaataaaagatttcaattctatataaaagaatttaattttaattaatttaatagacttaaaataataacatgttataattttaattaatttaatagacttaaaataataacatgttaattttttaattaatttaatagacttaaaataataacatgttaatttggtcaagtatctattatatacacacacactagtttttttcacgcgcgttgcgcgactAGGATAAtgctcaatatttatttttaaataagtaattcaaagtatatcaatacaagattatataagagatgttcatgcatatgtaattgaatgttgaatttgttttttttttaaatcggtaattgaacgtcgaatttgtttatttaaatctgtaattcaaagtatatgaatgcaagataatatatgagatattgattataattgtcactaaaataaatgtttcaaatttttaaaaacgatagtcaaaatacttagtctaaaaatgatagtataaataaatactacttttggtaattaaaatttatacattttaaatcatacgtagtattaataaagaaatatgatttgcctttaaagtgaacaactgtgatgtagtccaaaaaatagtacggggtagtttctcgcttcaatttattgggttatttgaatgtcttctttgtcaacaaattctacctaagtaataaatatgattggtttcaaattattttttttaaatttttttgtatgttattaatagaatacttggtaaataaatatataacattattttgtattataacatttatacaaaatatttaattacaagatagtgtaaaaagaaaacaatgaataatgtagtgaatataattaattaatgaattttaaataaagacaatataagtaatgaaattatatctctttttaaatttttttgataatgaataatttttattgtagaaaataaagactatATAACTAATACAAttaatctcttttttaattttttgataataaataatttttattatagaaaataaagacaatataactaattaaattatatctcttttttaattttttgataatgaattttttttgaataaaggcattgtaaacatctaaattaaagaaatgcctataagagtaatagaatgagtacttaattttcaataatgtaCTCTTAACatattcttagtatatgtttaacaattataccAGCTTTGATtaggatgagattcgaacctaagacctttcttatagaaattaatgggtaagttaaaagttaacggaatattccgttactaaagttaaaagttaacggattGTGGGGTTATTTAAgcgaataaaataatataatagagggtaaagaagaaaaatcataaaaattactaaaatcaaaataatatgaaccattcgtttaagtaaataattacaccaACCTTTTTTCCTTCCCATTAGAactctaacattattggctcttattaaaattatagatgtagatatataaataaataaatatatatatatatatacacacacacctaTGATTTAAAAACTAGaatgcacaacaatgtgctcagGAAGGCTTAACTATATGCACTCTAAGGCAAAACAATATTCACTTCGAAGGGACAACATTGTGCTTTAgaaggcataacaatgtgctctgCAAGAAGGGAAAACATGcactagaagaaaaaaaataacttactTTCACAAAGTTACCAAAATGCCaccgcatttaaaaaaaaaattgtttcattTTGACTGTTGATTTGGAATGAATCAGTGGTTGTGATTAAACCATATTTTTCACCTAAGGCTTCTATTTCACATGATccgttatatatgtgtgtgtgaggaaaatgcttcttacccctCCTAATTTTTTCTTACTAAAATCCCTCCATGACATGTCTTATGATCATTAGGTGCCATGGATTGACTGACCTGATCACCTTTTAATGAAAGGTAAAGTAACCAGTCAAACATTGCCATGTTATGAGGAAAATTActaaggaattttttttttttaagggtgaATAACATTACTCTATATAAAATTCAAGGCAAATTAGTTAAATTAATGcctaatttagtcattgactatagtggtttttctcgatttagtagATGACTTTTTATGCTTAATTAGGTCCTAAACATCGATGATTTTACCTAGTTGAGTCTTCTACTTCTGTTGGCTAttagaatcaatgactaaatccagaaaaatcactatagtcgagtAGTAAAATTGATAAAACCACAATTgttgataattaaattaggtaaaaataattatagttgataactaaattatggagttaattccatttttggtcctagatttatatgtgacaatccacttttagggtgtgtttggttcgcacatgggaatcggaatcggaatgggtatcaaataattggtaatggtaatgggttttggtgaaagtatttagcatgtttggtagttgggtggaatgtgaatgattattaatagttgatgaagaaaagaggaagggagatgaaacccttatataataagggtatgggttttctcattaatggtgtattccaaacccatagtagcattcacaaaacctatcaaccaaacacaagcaatcactttcatacccattccttatgcctaaacccaccaaccaaacacacccttagtctttttttattagagcatccacttttggtcctagtattattgtggcatgaccaattttggttctccagcaacaaaatcgttgaaatatcgttaaatacaaagacatttcaatctcttatatacaaagtatgttgaaccgctatattttttatgtttatttttttgaaaacattcataattgaagaccgaaatgtcattgtatttaacgatatttaaactgatttgttgataaattaaaagaccaaaattggtcatgccacaataatactaggaccaaaagtggatgctctaataaaaaaggactaaaagtggattgtcacctataaatctaggaccaaaaatgaaattaactcctaAATTATGTATTGATATAAGAGAAATTACCAAGTTATTCTAACAGAAGACTCAATTAGGCAAAATTATCAAAGTTCAAGAcccaattaaatataaaatattatttaagactaaattgagaaaaagtcatttaggactaaattcaaaaactaaattgggtattaactccaaATTAGTTGTTTTGAATTGCTTTACACGTAACACCTGACCAAATCGGCCTTCACTTTGCTAttagaatcaatgactaaatccagaaaaaccactataattGAGTAGTAAAATAGATAAAACCACTGTTTTTGATAagtaaattaagtaaaaataattatagttgATAACTAAATTATGTATTGATATAAGAGAAATTACTAAGTTATTCTAACAGAAgactcaattagataaaattatcAAAGTTTGGGACCCAATTAAACATAAAATACTATTTAAGATTAAATTGAGGAAAAGTCATTTAGTACTaaattcaaaaactaaattgagtattaactccaAATTAATTGTTTTGAATTGCTTTACACGTAACACCCAACCAAACCGGCCTTCACTTGGAAATTTTTCACAACAAAGGGAAAGTTTGCTTCTACTGTACGATCCGATTTGCAGAAAATTCCCACCGCTGCAAAATTTCCCAAAAATTTTGTTTGCCGCTATtgattaacatttttttaaaaaaaatctttgggTGATGGGGAACTTGTACTCTATTTCTGATGATGCACTTATTTATCGGAGTCTTGGTAAAAACTAAAtagttagctgattgggttagtgagtttgactagttgataacattcgCTGAATGTAGAAATTAaagatgtttagtaaattagcggttagttgatagctaattacatgcataatgatttttaaaaatattaaaaaagctattttgagcaattttttaaaacaataagcTATTACAAAAAGCTACTTAATCAAAAGTTCATATTGACTGTTTAActaaatcaaacaactaatagtggtcaaacaagtcaaaattaattgaGCCTAGGCGCCGGCCGACCGACTAGGCCGGTAGGCCGATTAtctattgttaattttttaatgagttatttttacTCAATACAACATTGATTTGAGcgaaataataattatgttaataaacATGCTATTGTTTTTCCAACAATACATTGTGGTATTATAAAAATTGTtattcattaataaataaataaattaaataagataaaatcATGCATATTTCAGCTTTAATAATCATACTTTTAATCTTCAGTCACCTCTTCATGGAATGTGGCATTTTTGGAGAAATCATGAAGTTTAAAAGTAGACTAACACTATTGTGAGACCGTCACACGGACATGTcggatgaaaatgaaaatttaatattaatcaaGTTTGTTACTTCTAAGGAAAAGTATATACTTTTGaagttaaatataatatataatttataattaagatgTAAAgctattatgtttttattataagtaacaattatgtattttatttataattaatattatatttacctgcataaatattacattttgagtagtataagtattatattttcattttcgctctcatacaagtttttgtctGTGTCAAAGTATCTGTGTCACGGTATACACTCCCaaatggatgatgagagtgggttcgagcctgccttagtggaggcaactattgactctttgtgcttcagtaggttgagaaaatagctatatgaacagatattacattgtaacagagtcagtagtatatGCATATATTGGCTTAAAGGTTTGTTGGATGAATGGCGTGAAAAAAGTAGGGAGTAAAAGAAATATAATGAAAAGGGCAGCGAATGATGAGGTGAAGCAATTATCCAGGAACGGAACCGTTGCGTCAGTCCAATAATATCCAGAAAATCTCGCGCAGTCGTTTGGCTTCTTCCCTCCCTGCAATCCATTCTTTACACGTCTGTATAGTACTGTCACTGCAAATTGCAAATTGCAAAACCACCTCAGCCACTGCACGTTTTAGGGTTTCTGagcgcgcatatatatatatatatcgaataTCTCTTTTTCTCGATCTCTCGCTGGGGACTGGAAAGCAATATAAGATAATATAATGGCGGTGAAGGTGACTAAGGCGCAGAAAAAGATAGCGTATGATTCTAAGATCTGCAAGCTGCTAGATACCTACTCTCAAATACTGGTGGTGAGCGCCGACAATGTAGGGTCCAAGCAGCTCCAGGACATCCGCAGGGGGCTCCGTGGTGATTCCATCATCCTCATGGGTAAGAACACCATGATGAAGCGCTCCATCCGCATGCATGCTGAGAAGACCGGCAACTCTGCTATTCTCGCCCTCGTTCCTTGTCTCGTCGtcagttctctctctctctcttcgcACAACCTTTTTCCtcactttctttatttttttctttattatatgtTATCTATTATATATAACTAACGTCTCCGATGAGCATATATGTTATAAAAATCTTGTTAGCATTTCGATCTAGTATATCTGTTATtcgtgtgtatgtgtgtgtatttgaGCTTTAATTTGCGTTGCGtggattattatatatttttcatgtAAAATAACAGAACAATGTGGGATTGATCTTCACTAAAGGAGATCTGAAAGAAGTGAGCGATGAAGTTTCCAAGTACAAGGTATATTCAATTGGATCAGTGTATTTTTGGgtttatatatgcaaattcaatttaatttcaaaggtaggtatatataaatgatGGAATATTTGGTTGATCTGAGCATGCATGAATACAGGTTGGAGCACCAGCAAGGGTTGGCCTTGTTGCTCCAGTTGATGTGATTGTTCCCCCTGGAAGCACTGGACTTGATCCTTCCCAAACCAGTTTCTTTCAGGTCTtcaataatttctttctttaatttattaatttccaAGCTAAGCTTAAGCTAATCTTTCCGATCCAATCCGATCCGATCCTTTAATTTGCTAGCTAGAATAGCTTTTATATATCTCATGCTTCAATTCATTCTTCAGGCCTTGAACATCCCTACAAAGATCAACAAAGGTACAGTGGAAATCGTTACCCCAGTGGAAATTATCAAGAAGGGTGAAAAGGTGGGGTCGTCTGAGTCTGCTCTTCTCTCAAAGCTGGGCATCAAGCCATTCTCATACGGATTGATTGTGGAGAATGTGTATGATGATGGATCTGTGTTTGACCCCAAGATTCTTGAGCTCACAGAAGATGATCTTGTCGAGAAATTTGCTGCCGGCTTGACCAATGTCATCTCCCTCTCCATGGCTCTTGCATACCCAACTCTTGCTGCAGTGCCCCACATGTTCATCAATGGATACAAGAATCTTCTCTCCTTTGCAATAGCAACAGACTACTCCTTCCCACTGGCTGACAAGATAAAAGAATATCTAGAGGATCCAACCAAATTTGCTGCTGCTGCCCCAGTGGAAGCAGCTGCTGCTGCCACCACTGAATCAGCTCCTCCTGCCAAGGAGGATGAGAAGAAACAAGAATCTGAGGAATCTGACGAGGATGACTTTGTTGGTGGATTGTTTGGTGACTGATTATTTAGTAGTAGTTAATTTAAGGTAGCCATGGCTCAGCTCGCTCCCTGTGATGTGATTGTTAGCTTTGGTGTATGCCTTGCTAGTTATTAGATTTTCATATACATTAACCTAAATTTGGTTTAGTTTCTCATCAACTAGCAACAATTATTGATCAATCTCCCTTTTGTTTGGTGAAATACACTCACTCCCATCTTCCTGCAATTTATATAGATTTAATACTCAAAATACTCAtctcttttactttactttattaCCTGCAAACGAATGCGAATCACTGACTAGCAAGAATTATTCATCAATTTCCCTTTTGTTTAGTGAAATACACTACACACTCATCTTAGCTTCCTGCAAGatttatatattactatacattTAATTTAACTTCTTTTGTATAGAGCATACATAATGGTTGGTATACAAGGCTGTGCTCCTCAAATTTATCTATTAATCATAAGCAAATAATACAAGTAGCATTTGACTTTTTGTATAGGACATCCTATATAAATTACTCTTCCTTCAATTTGTTAGCAACTAATTCTTCTCCTCTCAATGCACAGCAGCATCGAAGCAAATACTAGATGGTCATTCAGCAGCTTCTTATTGAAGACAGTTCCGAAAGAAGCGAATACCCTGTTCcaaaaaaagtgtaaaatatACAGCCTTATGACATGTAAGTAGAAGAAAAAATGAGGTTGGATTACACCTACCTGCAAGGCAAAAGTAATGTCTGCTTCATCTACTTTTAAGGTTACTCTTCTTAATTTAACTTCTCGAGATTGTCCCATCTTTAGAAGACCCTGCACCAagttttttcttcaatttctttgcTCTTTTCTCTAAAAAGGCATGAATCTGAGGAAATTATCATTATACAAGGGTGTGGTTTAGTCCTTACCTGGTCAGCAAGCACTCTGCACATACTTGACAGTTCCATAACACCAACAGCTGGGACTAAAGTTGATCTACAGACATCTATGTAATATTTGCTCAACTACACCAGTATAACACAATGATATcaatatcatattttacaaataaaaaataatgcttaagttaatataattaataataaaagcaTTATTTTACCTCGCCTATTGTGCCATCTTTTTTCCCCCCTCGAAACAGTTTTACAGCAGAGCAAAGAATGATCTGttacaaaagatcaattaagtAATACATAGCTAATGGTGTGTTTGAAGCAAGTAAAGCACCAGCATACAGTGGAGCATGCTAGACAAAATGCGATGAAAACAAATATACCTGTTGATGTTGAGGAAGAGATTGTATGGTGTCCACTGCTGGAGATTTATACGCGTTTGATAAGGCCCTAGCAACGTGATCAACCCTTACCTATAAAAGTTACAAATTGGGTTAGAGTAATAGCAGCAAATCAGACTCCTAATTACAATAATGCACCTCAATTGACTTACAATATTGTTATCTGGCATCCGCAATATATTGCAAGGGGCATCAGAAACTCCCGTCTCAAGGGAAGTCAAATTTAGGCTGTTGATAGAGTCTCTAATCTCAGTTTCTAACACCTCAATTGCACTCCTAAAACAACAGTcagaaaaatacaatatttaagTTTCAATGGCTAGTAATAAACCATCCACCTCCATATCTGGGAGTAAACTCCTTTTAGGGGGAGGAATTTCTTGCTTTCACTTAATTAATGAAGTTGCTGGAATGTTGTCACCTACCTGCAAATTGACAGTGCTTTCCTCATATCTCCAGATGCAGATGCAATTTTCTGTGATTTAAGAAGCACAATGAGTAAATGCACTGTgtcaaaataataaaacaaatgtgcagcataaataataaaacaaatgtGCAGCATACATTAAATTCCAGATTGAACTCAACATTTTGGAAAGCAATAATCAGAATGGGTTTCCAGGAAATGCAGTGTGCCAAATATGAGAGTGGACTATAAATTCAAATGCGGTAAGAAAATGGATGCTAGTGAGCCTACCCTAGCACAAAGCTCCAGTGCTTGAGGCTGGAAGACAATGTATGGAAGTGCCTGCAGAAGAAAGCAAATGGGAGTATAAATAACTAGGCAAATATTATCAAGATCGCTATCAGACATTATTCTCAAAGAAAATTCAACAATGGCAAAACAATGAATATGGTAAGATGTTACTAGTTATAGTAGGTCCCCTCCAAGCCCTGCCTAATTAACGGAGCACATAAGAATAGGATATGACCTCTGATTATATTTAAGATTCAGCATGAATTATGTCATGAATAAATTTCATTCAGTTTCACTTGGAATAGA from Ipomoea triloba cultivar NCNSP0323 chromosome 7, ASM357664v1 encodes:
- the LOC116026273 gene encoding 60S acidic ribosomal protein P0-like, with product MAVKVTKAQKKIAYDSKICKLLDTYSQILVVSADNVGSKQLQDIRRGLRGDSIILMGKNTMMKRSIRMHAEKTGNSAILALVPCLVNNVGLIFTKGDLKEVSDEVSKYKVGAPARVGLVAPVDVIVPPGSTGLDPSQTSFFQALNIPTKINKGTVEIVTPVEIIKKGEKVGSSESALLSKLGIKPFSYGLIVENVYDDGSVFDPKILELTEDDLVEKFAAGLTNVISLSMALAYPTLAAVPHMFINGYKNLLSFAIATDYSFPLADKIKEYLEDPTKFAAAAPVEAAAAATTESAPPAKEDEKKQESEESDEDDFVGGLFGD